One Geothermobacter hydrogeniphilus DNA segment encodes these proteins:
- a CDS encoding response regulator, with translation MTSIANSHPIEILLVEDNPADVRLTKEALREGKILNNLNVVHDGVEALKYLRGIGEYAGRPRPELVLLDLNMPKKDGREVLAEVKADEDLKRIPVVVLTTSKAEEDILRSYNLHANCFITKPVDLDQFFGVIKTIESFWLAVVTLPN, from the coding sequence ATGACTTCTATTGCCAACAGCCACCCGATCGAAATCCTGCTGGTCGAAGACAACCCGGCCGATGTGCGCCTGACGAAAGAGGCGCTGCGCGAGGGAAAGATCCTCAACAACCTCAATGTCGTCCACGACGGCGTCGAAGCACTGAAATACCTGCGCGGCATCGGTGAATATGCCGGCCGCCCCCGGCCCGAACTGGTGCTGCTGGATCTCAACATGCCGAAAAAGGATGGTCGGGAAGTTCTCGCCGAGGTCAAAGCCGATGAAGACCTGAAACGCATCCCGGTCGTTGTCCTGACCACCTCGAAAGCCGAAGAAGACATTCTGCGGAGCTACAACCTGCACGCCAACTGTTTTATCACCAAGCCGGTCGATCTCGACCAGTTCTTCGGGGTAATCAAAACTATCGAAAGTTTCTGGCTGGCCGTCGTCACCCTGCCCAACTGA